The Arachis ipaensis cultivar K30076 chromosome B03, Araip1.1, whole genome shotgun sequence region NNNNNNNNNNNNNNNNNNNNNNNNNNNNNNNNNNNNNNNNNNNNNNNNNNNNNNNNNNNNNNNNNNNNNNNNNNNNNNNNNNNNNNNNNNNNNNNNNNNNNNNNNNNNNNNNNNNNNNNNNNNNNNNNNNNNNNNNNNNNNNNNNNNNNNNNNNNNNNNNNNNNNNNNNNNNNNNNNNNNNNNNNNNNNNNNNNNNNNNNNNNNNNNNNNNNNNNNNNNNNNNNNNNNNNNNNNNNNNNNNNNNNNNNNNNNNNNNNNNNNNNNNNNNNNNNNNNNNNNNNNNNNNNNNNNNNNNNNNNNNNNNNNNNNNNNNNNNNNNNNNNNNNNNNNNNNNNNNNNNNNNNNNNNNNNNNNNNNNNNNNNNNNNNNNNNNNNNNNNNNNNNNNNNNNNNNNNNNNNNNNNNNNNNNNNNNNNNNNNNNNNNNNNNNNNNNNNNNNNNNNNNNNNNNNNNNNNNNNNNNNNNNNNNNNNNNNNNNNNNNNNNNNNNNNNNNNNNNNNNNNNNNNNNNNNNNNNNNNNNNNNNNNNNNNNNNNNNNNNNNNNNNNNNNNNNNNNNNNNNNNNNNNNNNNNNNNNNNNNNNNNNNNNNNNNNNNNNNNNNNNNNNNNNNNNNNNNNNNNNNNNNNNNNNNNNNNNNNNNNNNNNNNNNNNNNNNNNNNNNNNNNNNNNNNNNNNNNNNNNNNNNNNNNNNNNNNNNNNNNNNNNNNNNNNNNNNNNNNNNNNNNNNNNNNNNNNNNNNNNNNNNNNNNNNNNNNNNNNNNNNNNNNNNNNNNNNNNNNNNNNNNNNNNNNNNNNNNNNNNNNNNNNNNNNNNNNNNNNNNNNNNNNNNNNNNNNNNNNNNNNNNNNNNNNNNNNNNNNNNNNNNNNNNNNNNNNNNNNNNNNNNNNNNNNNNNNNNNNNNNNNNNNNNNNNNNNNNNNNNNNNNNNNNNNNNNNNNNNNNNNNNNNNNNNNNNNNNNNNNNNNNNNNNNNNNNNNNNNNNNNNNNNNNNNNNNNNNNNNNNNNNNNNNNNNNNNNNNNNNNNNNNNNNNNNNNNNNNNNNNNNNNNNNNNNNNNNNNNNNNNNNNNNNNNNNNNNNNNNNNNNNNNNNNNNNNNNNNNNNNNNNNNNNNNNNNNNNNNNNNNNNNNNNNNNNNNNNNNNNNNNNNNNNNNNNNNNNNNNNNNNNNNNNNNNNNNNNNNNNNNNNNNNNNNNNNNNNNNNNNNNNNNNNNNNNNNNNNNNNNNNNNNNNNNNNNNNNNNNNNNNNNNNNNNNNNNNNNNNNNNNNNNNNNNNNNNNNNNNNNNNNNNNNNNNNNNNNNNNNNNNNNNNNNNNNNNNNNNNNNNNNNNNNNNNNNNNNNNNNNNNNNNNNNNNNNNNNNNNNNNNNNNNNNNNNNNNNNNNNNNNNNNNNNNNNNNNNNNNNNNNNNNNNNNNNNNNNNNNNNNNNNNNNNNNNNNNNNNNNNNNNNNNNNNNNNNNNNNNNNNNNNNNNNNNNNNNNNNNNNNNNNNNNNNNNNNNNNNNNNNNNNNNNNNNNNNNNNNNNNNNNNNNNNNNNNNNNNNNNNNNNNNNNNNNNNNNNNNNNNNNNNNNNNNNNNNNNNNNNNNNNNNNNNNNNNNNNNNNNNNNNNNNNNNNNNNNNNNNNNNNNNNNNNNNNNNNNNNNNNNNNNNNNNNNNNNNNNNNNNNNNNNNNNNNNNNNNNNNNNNNNNNNNNNNNNNNNNNNNNNNNNNNNNNNNNNNNNNNNNNNNNNNNNNNNNNNNNNNNNNNNNNNNNNNNNNNNNNNNNNNNNNNNNNNNNNNNNNNNNNNNNNNNNNNNNNNNNNNNNNNNNNNNNNNNNNNNNNNNNNNNNNNNNNNNNNNNNNNNNNNNNNNNNNNNNNNNNNNNNNNNNNNNNNNNNNNNNNNNNNNNNNNNNNNNNNNNNNNNNNNNNNNNNNNNNNNNNNNNNNNNNNNNNNNNNNNNNNNNNNNNNNNNNNNNNNNNNNNNNNNNNNNNNNNNNNNNNNNNNNNNNNNNNNNNNNNNNNNNNNNNNNNNNNNNNNNNNNNNNNNNNNNNNNNNNNNNNNNNNNNNNNNNNNNNNNNNNNNNNNNNNNNNNNNNNNNNNNNNNNNNNNNNNNNNNNNNNNNNNNNNNNNNNNNNNNNNNNNNNNNNNNNNNNNNNNNNNNNNNNNNNNNNNNNNNNNNNNNNNNNNNNNNNNNNNNNNNNNNNNNNNNNNNNNNNNNNNNNNNNNNNNNNNNNNNNNNNNNNNNNNNNNNNNNNNNNNNNNNNNNNNNNNNNNNNNNNNNNNNNNNNNNNNNNNNNNNNNNNNNNNNNNNNNNNNNNNNNNNNNNNNNNNNNNNNNNNNNNNNNNNNNNNNNNNNNNNNNNNNNNNNNNNNNNNNNNNNNNNNNNNNNNNNNNNNNNNNNNNNNNNNNNNNNNNNNNNNNNNNNNNNNNNNNNNNNNNNNNNNNNNNNNNNNNNNNNNNNNNNNNNNNNNNNNNNNNNNNNNNNNNNNNNNNNNNNNNNNNNNNNNNNNNNNNNNNNNNNNNNNNNNNNNNNNNNNNNNNNNNNNNNNNNNNNNNNNNNNNNNNNNNNNNNNNNNNNNNNNNNNNNNNNNNNNNNNNNNNNNNNNNNNNNNNNNNNNNNNNNNNNNNNNNNNNNNNNNNNNNNNNNNNNNNNNNNNNNNNNNNNNNNNNNNNNNNNNNNNNNNNNNNNNNNNNNNNNNNNNNNNNNNNNNNNNNNNNNNNNNNNNNNNNNNNNNNNNNNNNNNNNNNNNNNNNNNNNNNNNNNNNNNNNNNNNNNNNNNNNNNNNNNNNNNNNNNNNNNNNNNNNNNNNNNNNNNNNNNNNNNNNNNNNNNNNNNNNNNNNNNNNNNNNNNNNNNNNNNNNNNNNNNNNNNNNNNNNNNNNNNNNNNNNNNNNNNNNNNNNNNNNNNNNNNNNNNNNNNNNNNNNNNNNNNNNNNNNNNNNNNNNNNNNNNNNNNNNNNNNNNNNNNNNNNNNNNNNNNNNNNNNNNNNNNNNNNNNNNNNNNNNNNNNNNNNNNNNNNNNNNNNNNNNNNNNNNNNNNNNNNNNNNNNNNNNNNNNNNNNNNNNNNNNNNNNNNNNNNNNNNNNNNNNNNNNNNNNNNNNNNNNNNNNNNNNNNNNNNNNNNNNNNNNNNNNNNNNNNNNNNNNNNNNNNNNNNNNNNNNNNNNNNNNNNNNNNNNNNNNNNNNNNNNNNNNNNNNNNNNNNNNNNNNNNNNNNNNNNNNNNNNNNNNNNNNNNNNNNNNNNNNNNNNNNNNNNNNNNNNNNNNNNNNNNNNNNNNNNNNNNNNNNNNNNNNNNNNNNNNNNNNNNNNNNNNNNNNNNNNNNNNNNNNNNNNNNNNNNNNNNNNNNNNNNNNNNNNNNNNNNNNNNNNNNNNNNNNNNNNNNNNNNNNNNNNNNNNNNNNNNNNNNNNNNNNNNNNNNNNNNNNNNNNNNNNNNNNNNNNNNNNNNNNNNNNNNNNNNNNNNNNNNNNNNNNNNNNNNNNNNNNNNNNNNNNNNNNNNNNNNNNNNNNNNNNNNNNNNNNNNNNNNNNNNNNNNNNNNNNNNNNNNNNNNNNNNNNNNNNNNNNNNNNNNNNNNNNNNNNNNNNNNNNNNNNNNNNNNNNNNNNNNNNNNNNNNNNNNNNNNNNNNNNNNNNNNNNNNNNNNNNNNNNNNNNNNNNNNNNNNNNNNNNNNNNNNNNNNNNNNNNNNNNNNNNNNNNNNNNNNNNNNNNNNNNNNNNNNNNNNNNNNNNNNNNNNNNNNNNNNNNNNNNNNNNNNNNNNNNNNNNNNNNNNNNNNNNNNNNNNNNNNNNNNNNNNNNNNNNNNNNNNNNNNNNNNNNNNNNNNNNNNNNNNNNNNNNNNNNNNNNNNNNNNNNNNNNNNNNNNNNNNNNNNNNNNNNNNNNNNNNNNNNNNNNNNNNNNNNNNNNNNNNNNNNNNNNNNNNNNNNNNNNNNNNNNNNNNNNNNNNNNNNNNNNNNNNNNNNNNNNNNNNNNNNNNNNNNNNNNNNNNNNNNNNNNNNNNNNNNNNNNNNNNNNNNNNNNNNNNNNNNNNNNNNNNNNNNNNNNNNNNNNNNNNNNNNNNNNNNNNNNNNNNNNNNNNNNNNNNNNNNNNNNNNNNNNNNNNNNNNNNNNNNNNNNNNNNNNNNNNNNNNNNNNNNNNNNNNNNNNNNNNNNNNNNNNNNNNNNNNNNNNNNNNNNNNNNNNNNNNNNNNNNNNNNNNNNNNNNNNNNNNNNNNNNNNNNNNNNNNNNNNNNNNNNNNNNNNNNNNNNNNNNNNNNNNNNNNNNNNNNNNNNNNNNNNNNNNNNNNNNNNNNNNNNNNNNNNNNNNNNNNNNNNNNNNNNNNNNNNNNNNNNNNNAACCAAATACCAAATGAATATTATACTAAAATatgagaagaaaaatatattaatttggaGAAAATGTGTATATTGTATACAATTACTTTTATGTAAAGTTGATATTTGAAcatcgttaaataatttgataagtTTGACTTATTTAACGTATTTTGGTGTTCTTGTTGGtatgtttatgttttattttagtaTAATGAGAAAAAAAACCAAATGAATATTATACTAAAATatgagaagaaaaatatattaatttggaGAAAATGTGTATATTGTATACAATTACTTTTATGTAAAGTTGATATTTGAAcatcgttaaataatttgataagtttgactaaattattatttaacgaTTCTCAATTATTAACTTTACATAAATGCAACCACACGTGAGCCTTTGCCTATTAATTAACATAATTTTAGAAAATTATCTAAGATATGCAATAGTATAGATTTGACGAGTTAAAATGACAAAATGAAACATAATTTTTCATAAATTAACGTAGAaattaaaaaatcatagaaaaatacttTTGTTCGGTAAGTCGGTTACCGGTCGGTTCGGGTGAAGATCCTGGGAGATGGTAGGGGCTCGTCAGGTCGTGGACTGCCGGTCAGGGGTGTGCGAGGTCTCGAGTACTTCGTGTGAAAGGGGGTGCCACTTGCAAAGACACTTCGACGCCCTTATCAGTAAATGTGCCTGCAGAAAGGGTGATGTGATATCtgacgtacctcgggggaagAGTAAATCTTCCCCTTATATATTGCCAAAGGTGGGCCCTATGAAGGCAGGCTCACTATTCCCGAGACGTTTCCTTCACAGCTATGGGTGAGCTGTCACGGACGCGTGTCCGGATCGGCGATGGAGCGCCCTACTTCTGACCGTTTGGGTcgggtggagctcgggtcggCCCAAGCCAGCGGggggtttgggccaggccgtaacagtgcccccacgcGCCGGTGGTAGCCGTGAGGACTATTGGTGGTGCGTTTTTTCTTTCTTCACGCGTCGTCGTCAGATCGGCCGCTCGTGGGGTGGACGTGCCCCCTGCGCGCGTGTCTTTTGGTTACTGAGGTAACCGTTCATCGCTTCGTTCTCCATGCTGAGCATTGAATGCTCATAATGAGTTGGGAAATCCCGTACGCAAAGACTATTCTGCCCCCAGTCTTTCGCGCTTCTTGGGAGGCAGTTTTAAATGGTTTGTTTTCGCTTTATCTCTCTTCTTTACACTCTTGCTTCTTCTATTTCCTTGCTATCTCCTCCTTCTCCTTTCGAAGATTTCAGAGCATTGTCGCAATATCCTCGTGCATCTTCCCTTCGTCCTTCTTGATCTCTCGCAACAAATTTAGGTAACCCTTGGGCCTCTCTCTTCTTTACCTTGTTGTTGAATGTTTGTTGCTTGCATTTGCTTTCGTGTTCCCTGCTGTCTCGTTTAGTTTTTGTCACTGGGTGACCTTCCAGTGCTTAGGTAGATGTGTTAGGGGAGGGATACCATTCCAGGGTAGGTTTTTAGGTGGCTTGCTTGATAGGTGTAACTTCGGTCATGCTTGATTTTAACTGCTCAGTAGGATGAACATAGTTTCTGGGCGTTTTTTGGGCTCCCGATCTCATAgtctaacggagtggtaccccactgtaggtatgcctcgcgtcgtTGCTCGGACTTCTACTTCTGCGGCGAATTACGACCCTTATGCATGGGTGACCTCCGATGTGAAAGATTCCCCGAATCAAATGGATCTGGAGGAACTGACGGAGTTTCGGCAAGCCAGGTACCTCTGTGGTGGGACAGACGAGGAGCTCAATTACGAGACCTTCGTTCCTGCCCCCAGTGAGCGATTGTATGAGATCAACTTCCACGCTCCCCGGGTTGCCGATTGGGTTTGGTTctacaaagccatgttcacccaggtaGGCGTCTGGATACCGTTTTCTGATTTCCAGATGGCGCTTCTTAATCGGATATCAGTGTCGCCGTCACAGctccatccgaacagctgggcttctatccgctgtttcgagatggtttgcGAATACCTCGAGCTGCCGGTGTCGGTgaacgtcttcctcttcttcttcaaccttaccaacccctCCAAGCAAGGGAAGGCGAGAAAAGGGTTCCTGTCCTTCCGATCTGCGCAAGGTCGGAGGGTGTTTGGTTTGTTTGAGGACTCCTATCACGGATTCAAAGACAAATTTTTCAAGGTCCGCCCCGTTaaaggtcgccatcccttttggttatcgttagagggggagcgcctCATCCCAACTTACTGGAGTTTTGGGGCAGGATCTAATTCTTTTATTAAGGTGACGTACAAAGGGATGTCACCTGTAAATAAGAAAATAGTGATGTGTTGTTTGCTATCTTTGGGAAGAACCCCGTGAATCCCCATctccttatgggtgaacgggaggccgccagGAGCTATATCCGTGAGTCGTTTTGTTTTGTCTTTGTTTTGTTTATCATTGCTTGTTTTACTTGATCTAACGACTGATGTGTTTGTTTGTTTGCTGCAGTGGAGATGTCTGCCTCAGTAACGGGGCTTAAAAATTTGATGAAGACCTTCTTCGAGGACAGTAATGAAGAGAAAACTGAAGAGAAAGATGCCGGGAAGTCGGGGGGCCCTTCCGGGGAGAAGGATGATCTGGCTGTGCCCTCTCCCCAGGACACCGCTATGTCGGAGAAGAACTCGGCCGGGGTGCAAGCTTCCCCCATTCCCGACAAGGTGGTCGTTGGTGGGCATTCGCCCTCTGCCCATCAGAAAGATGATGATGTGGAACTTATCCATACCCCTAAGAAGCGGAGGGCGTCTGCCAGCCCGGAAGGGACTCTCACCATTATGGAAAGAAATTTTGATGCTACAAAGTTTATTGACTCCCAACTGATCCCTGGGACGGAGGAGCATTTTCTTGGAACCGACCTGGCCggacaggcgaggtggatgtaccggACTCTGCTCCGGGGGGCCGTGATAGCCCGAAAGGctgagttcgagttgtcgggaATGCAGGCTCTCCGGAGGAAACTCGAATCTTCAGGCAAGGCAAACAATGATTTCAAGGTGCAAGTCGATCTGCTCCAGAGTCAGCTGTCCGAGATGGGAGAGAAGCTCAAGGCTTCTGAGGAGAAAACGACATCTGCCGTGGAGAAATTGAAGGCTTCCAATGAGACGGTGGCCCGTTTAGCCGAGCGGGAGATGACCTTGGAGAGCCAGCTGAATGCCACTCAGGGTCGGGTGGCAGCCTTGGAGAAGGAGCGTGACCAAGCCGTTTCGTCGGCTAGAGCCGCTAAAGCCGAGGTTGAGGAGCTCAGGAAGAAGCTTAAAGTGaccaaggagcaagggaagaacGCGATCTCCATGACTGAGGATGCTCTGaaggcccaggtgaagatcgtggctccTGACTTCGACACATCGGCTATTGGGATCTTCAAGATGATCCAGGACGGTAAGATTGTCGATATGCCTAGAAAGTGATTTCTTGTAACTTTGGGTTGGTGTGGATTTGTTGAAAATTTCGTTGTGAACTTATTACTTTTATACTTAGTTGGTCGCTTGGTTGACTTGTCGTTATTGTTGTTTATCTTGTTTGGCGTTTTATTTTCGTTACCGTCTTTTGGGGCGGGCTTATTGCTTGTGCCCGTTTTGCCGTTTGCGTTGGTAGCCCGATTAGAACCATTGTGGTTTTATTTATGAAGCCGCTTGGTATGGCTATGGTTCCATTGgcttcccggggtgatcagtcccgggttgcCGTTTACGAGTATGATTTTGTGAGGTACGCATTGGAAGATAAAGATGGAAGAATTTGGACAAGTAAGAATTAGTCGCTAGCTAGAAAAGTTTGTGAACATATTAGGCATTTgataaaagtgaataattgggaATTAACATTTGATAAAGGCAAAACTCTACCCAACTTATCAGGCCGCTTGGCCGGTAAGCCCAAGCTACGAGTAGAATCTCCTCAGGTTACCTGCGTTCCAAGTTCTCGGGATCTCCCTGCCATCGAGTCTTTCCAGCTTGTAGGCACCTTTCCCGAGCACTTCTTTGattctgtaggggccttcccaatttgccgccagttttccttctcctggggtcggtAAACCGACGTCGTTGCGTCGTAGGACGAGGTCTCTTTCCTCAAAATCCTTCTTGAGGAATTTAGTGTTGTAGCGCAGAGCTATTCTTTGTTTTAATGCTGTTTCTGATAAGTGGGTCATCTCTCTAGTCTCTTCCACCAGGTCCTTTTCCACCGCTTCGTCTACACCTGCAAGTAGTAGCCGTGGGCTTGGTTCGCCGATTTCGACGGGTATCACtgcgtcgaccccgtatgttaggcgaaaAGGGGTTTCCCCCGTAGAGCTTTGTTTGGTTGTTcggtaggaccagaggaccgaCGCGAGTTCGTCGGCCCATGCACCTTTTTTGTTGTCTAAGCGCTTCTTGAGGCCGAGTAGGATGACTTTGTTCGCGGACTCCACTTGCCCGTTTGTCTGGGGATGTTCCACCGAGGAAAACTTCTATTTTATCCCTAGGCCGGTGAGGAACTCCGtgaacttcttgtcagtgaaTTGCGTCCCATTGTCCAAAATGACGACCTCCGGGataccgaaacgggttatcacctgtctccacatgaacttcctgcaattggaggaAGATATGCTGGCTAATGgctcagcctctatccatttggtgtagtagtcgatggcgaCTATGAGAtgtttgacttgtcctgggccaACCAGGAAAGGTCCTAAAAGGTCAACTCCCTATTGAGCGAAAGGTCGTGTAGACGTCAGCAGACTCAGCTCGGAAGCCggcgctttgtggaagttggcattttGTTGACACTTTACGCACTTTCTGACAAACTCCCTGGAGTCTttcatcattgatggccagtaatatccagctcGAATGAGCTTCCTCGCTAGGGCCTTGCCCCCGATGTGATGGCCGCAAcatccctcgtggacttctctaagtacatagtccgtctggtcggggtgcaAGCACTTCAATAGGGGTTGGCTCAGCCCCTTTCTGAACAGTTGTCCCTGTATGATTGCGTATCTGGCTACCTCCCTTCTCAATGTTTTAGCTGCCTTCTCGTCGTCAGGTAACCTGCCGAGTTCCAAGAAGTTTGTGATGGGGTCCAACCAAGAGGGGCTTGACTCCGTCAAATGGAGGGCGACTgttggttccttcaccatgcccTGGATGAGAGACCGGTTACCCGCTCCCGGCTTCGTGCTCGCTAGTTTAGacaggaggtctgcccgtgtgttcctttctcttggaaCGTGTTGGACCGTGACCTCTTGAAACTGCCTTGTTAATTCTCTAACCTTTTCCAAATATTTTTGCAGGAGGGGGTCTCTGGCTTGATAGCTTCCGTTTACTTGCGAGGTGACCACTTTGAGTCGCTACATACTTCCAGTCTTATTGCCCCGACTTCCCGGGCTAATGTTAGTCCCCCTAAGagggcttcatattccgcttgattGTTCGACACAGGGAACTCGAACTTGGTTGATTGCTCGTAAATGACTCCTGCCGGGCTTTCCAAGATGACCCCGGCTCCCCTGGAtgtttggttggaggccccgtctacgtggagcctccaccgtgtgcccgttttCTCAGGGGATCCCCCGTTACCTCTACCAAAAAATCTGCCATTGCCTGTGCCTTGATCGCGTGCCGGGGCTCATATTGCAAATCATATTGGGAAAgttcgatggcccaggtcatcatccttccaGCCAAATCAGGTTTTTGGAGTACTTGATGAATTGCTTGATCCGTTCTGACGACTACACGGTAACCCTGGAAGTAATGCCTCAACCTTCGGGAGGAGGTTAGGAGTGTCAGCGCCAGTTTTTCCAGTTTGCTGTATCTCAGCTCTACTCCTTATAGAGCCCTGCTTACGAAGTAAATCGGTTGCTGAGCTTTCCCTTCTTCTCTTACGAGCACTGTTGCGAGCGCTTCTTCTGTTACTGCTAGGTAGAGGTAGAGTGGCTCTCCGGCCTTGGGCTTCCCGAGCACCGGAGGCTTTGCTAGAATctgcttgaagtggttgaatgcttcCTCACACGCTGGGGTCCATTCAAATGCTATCCCTTTCTTCATCAGACAGAAGAAGGGCAGGGCTTTTGCTACTGATGCGCCGAGAAAGCGGGATAATGCCGTCAACCTTCCTGCCAACCGTTGGACGTCTTTGATAcaacccgggctcttcatctggagaaTCGCTTGACACTTCTCGGGGTTGGCCTCTACTCCTCTTTGGGTGATCATGAATCCCAATAACTTTCCAgcctccatggcaaaggcacatttgagcgggttgagcctcatgccgtgttgtcggaggGATGCGAATACGCCCCCCAGGTCACTTAGGAGGTCGTCGGGACGTGTGGTCTTCGCAaggatgtcgtccacgtagacttctactgtcttgcctatgagctcaccaaatatcttgttcatcagtctttggtaCGTGGCGCCAGCGTTtttcagaccaaatggcatcaccTTGTAACAATAGGTCCCTCATGGCGTTATGAACGCTGTTTTGTCCTTGTCGGGAcagtgcatcggtatctggttgtacccagagtaggcgtccatgaagctcagataccggtaccccgccgccgcgtcgacgagtgcgtcaatgttggggaggggatagcagtccttgggacatgctttgttgaggtcggaatagtctacacacattctccacctcccattGTGCTTTTTTACCAAGACCACGTTCGACAGTCAAGTCGAGTAGTCAAGTTCTCGGATGAACCCTGCCTCAAGGAAGCtggccgtctgcctggccacctcctctgccctttcctgTGACATCTTCCGCCTTCTCTGGGCTACTGGCTTAGCCTCCGGCTTGATGGCCAGATGGTATGACATGAGTTGgggatctatccctggcatgtcggctggcatccatgcgaagaggtcggcattgGCTCTGATCATCTCCATCAAGGGTTCCTTTAATTCATGGGGGATGTTTCTGTTTATGAACGTGAACTTCTCCTCCCCATCACCGACCCTAAATTTTTCCAAGTCCCCTTCTGGCTCAGGTCTGGGCTTGTCATCTATTCTGGCATCCAGGTCGGCAAGGAAAACCCcagatgcttctttggactttttcCTAAGAGTGAGGTtggcgtggtcgcaagcgactgccgtttccaagtcTCCTCTGATGGATCTTACGGATCCGTCATCAGTAACAAACTTCATTACGAGCAGTTTCGTACTAATCGCTGCCCCAAGGTCGTTGATGgtttttctccccaggatgatatTGTAAGCTGTGGAGTCTCGTAAGACAACAAAATCGGCCATTACCATCCTTCGCCTTTGTCCTTGTCCCAGGGAGGTCGGGAGTGAGATGATCCCatctggcttgatgaagtggtctccCAGCCCTACCACGCCGTGCTGTTGGGTCACCAGATCGGCATCATGCAGTCCCAAGGCATCAAAAACGTTAcgaaacatgatgttcgagtccgCTCCCGTGTCTACTAGGATCCGTTTGACGAGTCCGGTTCCGACTCTGGCCGTGATAACCATGGGGGGACTTTCCGGTACGtcgtcgaaccattggtcctcGGGGCCAAAAGAGATGGATGGGAGTCCTCGGGAACTTCTAGCGGATGAGGAGGAGACCGCCAGGACCTTGGCGTCTTTTTTCTGCGCCAATTTTGACCTCGGGGCGGAATTCCTCGCTGTTACTACGTTCaccaccgtgagaccgtggtcgtcCCCCTCGGGCTCTTGACGTCATCTTGTCGCCTGGGACCTATCCTCGCCATCGTGATCCCGATTCTGTCTCCTCGGTTCCCTTATGAGGTGGGAGAAGTCGGCAAGCTTTCCATCCCTGATTGCCTGCTCCAGGGCATCCTTTAgatcgaagcagtcttgggtttTGTGCCCGTATCCCTTGTGATATTCGCAGTAAAGGCTTTTGTTTCCCCCGTCctgtccttcagaggtcggggtcTCGATAGTATCCCTTTCTCGGCTATCTGTTAGTAAACTTCCGTGATCGGTGCCGTGAGCGGGGTATAGTTGGTGAATTTCCCGACTTGGGGAAATGGCTTTGGCGTCTTGctcggaccgccgtccctggcgtgttccttctGTTTTTCTCCACCCTCGTAGTGTCGGGCTTGGTTGTAGGGGggttgccgtttattggcagccacgaccctGCTGACTTCTTCGTCGTTAATGTACTCCTTAGCCACGCACTGGATCTCCTGCATGGTCCATACCGGCCTTGTGGTAAGGTGCTTTCTGAAGTCTTCATTCAGGAGCCCA contains the following coding sequences:
- the LOC107632232 gene encoding uncharacterized protein LOC107632232 — translated: MVKEPTVALHLTESSPSWLDPITNFLELGRLPDDEKAAKTLRREVARYAIIQGQLFRKGLSQPLLKCLHPDQTDYVLREVHEGCCGHHIGGKALARKLIRAGYYWPSMMKDSREFVRKCVKCQQNANFHKAPASELSLLTSTRPFAQ